The genomic window CGCCTCTCGTGCCAGCTGCAGTCGACAAGACAAGAGTGATGTCAAAAAGAAGTGTtaacagagagaaaacaaaacacgcacacacccacgtacacacacaagtgcaGCTTGCAATGCCCCATATCTGAAATGCAGTGCAGTGGCGGACGCCACCCGCTGCGTCTCGATCTCTTGAGGAAACACCAAGTGACCTAAGTGACATAGCGACGACCTGTTTGGCAGACGATGACGACGTCGTCTGTCATTTGACGAAATCTTTTCCGATTACttaggaaagagaagcgacagcAATAATCGTTAACCTCAGCGTCGCGTAACTCGAGGGAACCCCGCAACTGAGCACAGAGAATGGTTGCACGGAAATCAACCAGTGGACACACTAACGGTGTAGTTAAACACTCGTTTTTCATGAAATTTTGTCTCTTTTTGTCATGGCAGTCTCTCGCGCGCTCCATCGCTCCTCTCCGcttcctttctctgtgcttgcCTTTTCCTGTGCCTGCGGGTCTTTTGTGTTCCCTtatttcctttttttttctctcatcTACACCTTCGTCTCCCCttcacccacccccgccgctACGGACTCCTCCACGCCACCGCTTCTACCCGCCTCTCTCGATCAGCTATTGAACACAGCAACGTAGCACCACTGCGCAGTCAAACGCCTTGTCTTTCCTGCGGCCTCGTTTTTTTCTACTTTTCCCTCGGTTGATTTGCAGTAGTGCACTCTGTGTGTTTCCGTTAGTcacaccgcctcctctctgcttctgGACGCCCCAAACTACTTAATAGCGAGcacgcctttttttttttttttactcaCGCGCCCCTCGTGCCcttgactctctctctctctctctctcgttgtcAAAAGTGCTGTCGTGCATTGTGCGCCAttgccgttgccgccttCACACAGGCGTATACACTGTAGCGCTTTCCGCACCAGAACCGGCTACCTCCATAGCCGTCATcgaccccccaccccctttctAAGTCGCCTGGGGGGGGTGAGAATCACCATCCAAGGCAAAGAAGACTGTTCAATATCGAACACGAAtcaaaaaagaaaaacaaatacagcgagagagagacagcgcaGAGACAGACGAGCCTACTTGAGGATGCCACAGGAGCCATCCACCACACCGCCGGCGagcgcagagcagcacgagGCGTCACATTCTCGATCTCGAAGCGAAAGTTCGCTGTCCTCCAACGTCAGCAATCCTTATGAGTCCGCGCTGAAGCTAGGCCCTACACTTTGGGTGGAAATGTGGGAAAACCAGCGCTGGTATCCCGTTATCGGATGGGGCACCAGTCGCTTTCTTACTGACCTTCCCAACTTCTGTTTTGTACCCCCGGCGTACCGCCTCTGCGGTGCCCACCCAGCCGACTTCGACGCTGCTTTTCAGTCGGCTaaccctccctcttctcgtgcCTCCAATCCACAGTGGCCGGCCCGTCGCATCCTCACAGTGGCGCTTCCCTCGGACTACCGGTGGGTGGGCTTCTGGGAAATTTACAAGGAGCACCCACACGGCACTGACACGGCCGGGTGGCGCTACGGAGAGCAGTTCGTCAGGTCGGATAGCCGAGGCAACGCTGATGTTGCCAACGCTGCGTTGTGCAAGCGGGTTCTGTCTCCGTTCAGAAGGAACCACATGCCCTTGTGCGTCGTCCGCCGTCGCttgtggcgccgccgcgtggcGCTGATGGGAGAAGAGCCTCCCTCGTCCTCGGACGACCTCTTCCTCAGCGACTCGGAGAAAAACTTGCAATCCTATCTGAGTGAGAagcaggaggagatgaaCATGGCCGAGCGCCTCAAGGAGGAAGAGTTCATGGCAGCCCAAGCTGGCGAGCCGTGGTCGCAGGAGAAGGAAatgcaggcggaggaggagctacGAAAGTTCTGCCGCGAGCGTCGAAGCCTCGAGAGTGCGTCCCGCATGCTCAGCGCAAGCCCGAGCTTCGCAAACCCGTTTCAGCGGTCGGAAGACGCTGATGGCATTTTCCCAGCTGACACCCACGACGCCGATCCT from Leishmania panamensis strain MHOM/PA/94/PSC-1 chromosome 32 sequence includes these protein-coding regions:
- a CDS encoding hypothetical protein (TriTrypDB/GeneDB-style sysID: LpmP.32.0890), coding for MPQEPSTTPPASAEQHEASHSRSRSESSLSSNVSNPYESALKLGPTLWVEMWENQRWYPVIGWGTSRFLTDLPNFCFVPPAYRLCGAHPADFDAAFQSANPPSSRASNPQWPARRILTVALPSDYRWVGFWEIYKEHPHGTDTAGWRYGEQFVRSDSRGNADVANAALCKRVLSPFRRNHMPLCVVRRRLWRRRVALMGEEPPSSSDDLFLSDSEKNLQSYLSEKQEEMNMAERLKEEEFMAAQAGEPWSQEKEMQAEEELRKFCRERRSLESASRMLSASPSFANPFQRSEDADGIFPADTHDADPTNVEAQLGRYSGAVAASSWAWDSRSNLAAPAVSSPMAVADDVTVGHNSTSQHDEYAFESSSANALSRVDGSDLMEQSTVEEFVASTAIGTGPWRTDGADTAAENMVGRFVSASPTDITDLTNDDQATGVSIDGMNDPSGANFRAIFSQFMDPSGDQKTL